catcaATTCTAGAAAagtctacattattttttttttataaattataacaaattacaCATCATAACAAATTGCActtcttttttatcaataactcacaataaattaaaaattgaagcataATACAATTGGTTTGGGGATATCCAATAATTCATATCTTCAAGTGTACTTATTAATGCCAGTATACACAGAAAAATTTACAGGCACTAACTTGTTAAACATATGGACGGGGTTCTAGATTTCATCAAATAAATCTAAGAGACACAATTCGATTTCAAAGtggcatttttatgaaattcctttatcattaaggaaaaaaaatgtgatcataaaaagaatatttcacatACAATGGTGCTAAATTTATAAGATGTATActagtctttttaaaaatagtattgatTTTCTCACAATACATGTCACTTTTATTTAGTGCACTGCtattgtttttatgcaaaaagtTTCAACAACTTATAGAATAATGGCAGATGACTTTAAATATagatacactttaaaaattaacaaatcaccatttgaaaattaaaaatttttattgcacaattacaataaaaattataaaatgattctaagCCTGTAATTAGAGCTGTAGACAAAACATAATcttgtaatattttacagtaatgaaataattttaattatcaagcTTTAGGCtccttttaaaagtttaatgaaagCATTCAAGGCTCATTCAGTCAGCTTTtttttgagggggggggggagtagATTTTGAAAACAGGTTCAATTGCACTAAAATGTTCTAgaactgataaatttttcaaacttgataCCAAGTTTAAGAAAAGANGATACTTGGTTTTGGAACTGTTGCTGATGATGTTCCTGGTTTGCAGTAggacttttttctcttaaatatacACTACATCTACTAAACTTATTTAAAGTGGGGGGGGGGAAATCAAaggactaaataaaaaatttggagaaacattttacaatattcaccataaaaaaagaaagcttccCTAAAAATCCACAAAATAGATGCTGCACATAGTTCTTGTTATTAATCACAATAATTCAAATGATTTGAATAAACAATACATAAGATATGATATGAATAAATAACAGATGAAGTATGACATGAGTAAATAATAGATCATTCTGGAAAATGTATACATGAAACTGCCCTGAAAACCCTTAATATGGAGTGCTaagaaacaatgttttttcCTTTCCACGTATTGATCCTTCAATATTGAATggttttttctttgctttcagATAATTAGAATATATGCCAAATATTCCAGTTTCCCTCTTATAAAACAATGCCAAACCCATCAAGAAAACAAACAGTGCAAAGGCAATAAGTACTAGAACAATGTATCCAAATGGTATAAcacctataaaaattaaaacattttttaaaaaattattttaaagaaaatataaaactggttttcaatttttttatattcagtatatatagaaaattttataggcatacaaataatgcaatttttaaaataaagt
The nucleotide sequence above comes from Parasteatoda tepidariorum isolate YZ-2023 chromosome 6, CAS_Ptep_4.0, whole genome shotgun sequence. Encoded proteins:
- the LOC107448207 gene encoding uncharacterized protein yields the protein MGIILLIVSWMMFLFSLIDGADVPGVPDDRKLKTKISRGSGVGVIPFGYIVLVLIAFALFVFLMGLALFYKRETGIFGIYSNYLKAKKKPFNIEGSIRGKEKTLFLSTPY